The following proteins are co-located in the Bubalus bubalis isolate 160015118507 breed Murrah chromosome 21, NDDB_SH_1, whole genome shotgun sequence genome:
- the CCK gene encoding cholecystokinin: protein MNRGLCLCLLMAVLAAGALAQPMPHADPTGPRAQQAEEAPRRQLSAVPRVDDEPRAHLGALLARYIQQARKAPSGRMSVIKNLQSLDPSHRISDRDYMGWMDFGRRSAEEFEYTS, encoded by the exons ATGAACCGCGGCCTGTGCCTGTGCTTGCTGATGGCGGTCCTGGCGGCGGGCGCCCTGGCGCAGCCGATGCCTCACGCGGACCCCACGGGCCCTCGGGCGCAGCAGGCGGAGGAGGCACCCCGGAGGCAGCTGAGCGCGGTGCCGAGGGTGGACGACGAGCCCCGAGCACACCTGGGCGCGCTGCTGGCCAGGTACATCCAGCAGGCTCGGAAAG CTCCTTCTGGCCGAATGTCTGTGATCAAGAACCTGCAGAGCCTTGACCCCAGCCACAGGATAAGTGACCGGGACTACATGGGCTGGATGGATTTTGGCCGGCGCAGCGCTGAGGAGTTTGAATACACCTCCTAG